CCGTCCCCCGGGACATTCTGCCGCCGACAGAATTCGGACCAGACGGCGCCGAGCGGCAGGAGCTTGTTTTCCTCCTGCAGCGCCAGGCGGGTGGTGAAGTCGGACGCCGCCTCGGCCTGGCGCATCGGGGCATACGGTTCGAGGAGGGCGGCCAGGAGGGCCTTGCGGGCGTTGCGAATGCCGATGATCCACGCGGCGAGGCGGTTGATCGAGGCGTCAAAATAATCCATGCTCACCGCCACGCGCGGGAGAAAGCCGCCGCGGACGATCTCCTGAAAGATGACCAGCAT
This sequence is a window from Lentisphaerota bacterium. Protein-coding genes within it:
- a CDS encoding L-rhamnose isomerase (catalyzes the formation of L-rhamnulose from L-rhamnose), which translates into the protein MLVIFQEIVRGGFLPRVAVSMDYFDASINRLAAWIIGIRNARKALLAALLEPYAPMRQAEAASDFTTRLALQEENKLLPLGAVWSEFCRRQNVPGDGRWLPQIKSYETAVLVKRA